From the Amycolatopsis thermoflava N1165 genome, one window contains:
- a CDS encoding UDP-N-acetylmuramoyl-tripeptide--D-alanyl-D-alanine ligase: protein MIPLTLEQIAAVTGGRLHRTDGRETVTGSVEFDSRRLTPGGLFVALPGEKVDGHAFAAKAVESGAAGVLAAREVDAPAVIVPPLPPGQAHERALALTGDKDGSGAAVLAALAKLARHVVIELSRGGLTVVGVTGSSGKTSTKDLIAQLLEPMGETVAPPGSFNNELGHPWTALRADERTRHLVLEMSARGPGHIAHLAEVAPPRIGAVLNVGSAHVGEFGSREAIAKTKGELVEALPSAEEGGVAVLNLDDPLVAAMASRTTARVVGVGEHPDAQVRAEDITLDEQARASFRLITPAGEAPVTLSLYGEHHVGNALTAAAIALELGATVEEVAQRLSAAQRRSARRMEVTTRADGVVVMNDSYNANPESMRAALKTLASASRGKRSWAVLGVMGELGADSVSAHDEIGRLAVRLNISRLVVVGDEAAAMHQGASHEGSWGEESVLVPDAAAAIDLLREQLEPGDVVLVKASKVAELWLVADALLKEGVA, encoded by the coding sequence TTGATCCCGCTGACCCTGGAGCAGATCGCCGCCGTCACCGGCGGGCGGCTGCACCGCACCGACGGACGCGAGACGGTCACCGGCAGCGTCGAGTTCGACTCGCGCCGCCTCACCCCGGGCGGGCTGTTCGTCGCCCTGCCCGGCGAGAAGGTCGACGGGCACGCCTTCGCCGCCAAGGCGGTCGAGAGCGGCGCCGCCGGTGTGCTGGCCGCGCGCGAGGTCGACGCCCCCGCGGTGATCGTGCCGCCGCTGCCACCCGGCCAGGCGCACGAGCGCGCGCTGGCGCTGACCGGCGACAAGGACGGCTCCGGCGCCGCCGTGCTGGCCGCGCTGGCCAAGCTCGCCCGGCACGTGGTGATCGAGCTTTCCCGCGGCGGCCTCACCGTCGTCGGGGTCACCGGCTCCTCCGGCAAGACCTCCACCAAGGACCTCATCGCGCAGCTGCTGGAGCCGATGGGCGAGACGGTCGCGCCGCCCGGATCGTTCAACAACGAGCTGGGCCACCCGTGGACCGCCCTGCGCGCCGACGAGCGCACCCGCCACCTGGTGCTGGAGATGTCCGCCCGCGGGCCCGGCCACATCGCGCACCTCGCGGAGGTCGCCCCGCCGCGCATCGGCGCGGTGCTCAACGTGGGCAGCGCACACGTCGGCGAGTTCGGCTCGCGCGAGGCCATCGCCAAGACCAAGGGCGAGCTGGTCGAGGCCCTGCCGTCGGCGGAGGAGGGCGGGGTCGCGGTCCTCAACCTGGACGATCCGCTGGTCGCGGCGATGGCGAGCCGCACGACGGCCCGCGTCGTCGGCGTCGGCGAGCACCCGGACGCGCAGGTGCGCGCCGAGGACATCACCCTCGACGAGCAGGCCCGCGCCTCCTTCCGGCTCATCACCCCCGCCGGGGAGGCGCCCGTGACGCTGTCGCTGTACGGCGAGCACCACGTCGGCAACGCGCTCACGGCCGCCGCGATCGCGCTCGAACTGGGCGCGACCGTCGAGGAGGTCGCGCAGCGCCTGTCGGCCGCCCAGCGCCGCTCCGCGCGCCGCATGGAGGTCACCACCAGGGCCGACGGCGTCGTAGTCATGAACGACTCCTACAACGCCAACCCGGAGTCGATGCGCGCCGCGCTCAAGACACTGGCCTCGGCCAGCCGCGGCAAGCGGTCTTGGGCGGTCCTCGGTGTGATGGGCGAACTCGGTGCCGATAGCGTGTCCGCGCACGACGAGATCGGCCGCCTCGCGGTCCGGCTCAACATCAGCAGGCTCGTGGTGGTCGGAGACGAGGCCGCCGCGATGCACCAGGGCGCCAGCCACGAAGGTTCGTGGGGTGAGGAGTCCGTGCTGGTGCCCGACGCCGCCGCCGCGATCGACCTCCTGCGCGAGCAGCTGGAACCCGGTGACGTCGTGCTCGTGAAGGCTTCGAAGGTCGCCGAGCTCTGGCTCGTCGCTGACGCACTGCTCAAGGAAGGTGTTGCGTGA
- a CDS encoding UDP-N-acetylmuramoyl-L-alanyl-D-glutamate--2,6-diaminopimelate ligase has translation MSQEAKGRVPDSPVKAAVAPPRPTRIEPVPLTTLVARADARLVGEPHWPGDTVVTGATLRAQHVLPGDLFAALPGARAHGADFAAEAIAAGAAAVLTDEAGADRPALREAGVPVLVHPDPRGVLGSMAAWIYGEPSLELAVLGITGTSGKTTTTYLVESGLRAAGHVTGLIGTIETRIAGERLASAFTTPEAPDLQALLAVMVEQGVTHVPMEVSSHALALGRVNGTRFAVGAFTNLSQDHLDFHRDMEEYFAAKSLLFDGRSTTEVVCIDTAWGQALVTPHTITVTTEPGVDASWTATDFATTPTGEQSFTLHSPAGRTARATLPLPGTFNIANALLAAAILETCGVTLEETVTGLAHVEVPGRMERVYLGQDFTAVVDYAHKPAAVAQALDALRARTEGRIITVLGCGGDRDTAKRPMMGEAAAKRSEVLIVTDDNPRSEDPAAIRAAMLTGARAAGHDAGEVLEIGDRREAIVKAVELAGAGDVVLIAGKGHETGQEAAGVVHPFSDRDELAAAIRRRLEENQETR, from the coding sequence ATGTCGCAGGAAGCGAAGGGGCGGGTACCGGACAGCCCGGTGAAGGCGGCGGTGGCGCCGCCACGGCCGACCCGCATCGAGCCGGTCCCGCTCACCACGCTCGTCGCGCGCGCGGACGCGCGCCTGGTCGGCGAGCCGCACTGGCCGGGCGACACGGTCGTCACGGGGGCCACCCTGCGGGCCCAGCACGTCCTGCCCGGCGACCTGTTCGCCGCGCTGCCCGGCGCGCGGGCGCACGGGGCGGACTTCGCCGCGGAGGCCATCGCGGCCGGGGCGGCGGCGGTGCTCACCGACGAGGCGGGCGCGGACCGGCCGGCGCTGCGCGAGGCGGGCGTCCCGGTGCTGGTGCACCCGGACCCGCGCGGGGTGCTCGGCTCGATGGCCGCCTGGATCTACGGCGAGCCGTCGCTGGAGCTGGCCGTCCTCGGCATCACCGGCACGTCGGGCAAGACCACCACGACCTACCTGGTGGAGTCGGGCCTGCGCGCCGCCGGGCACGTGACCGGCCTGATCGGCACCATCGAGACCCGCATCGCCGGGGAGCGGCTGGCCAGCGCGTTCACCACGCCCGAGGCGCCGGACCTGCAGGCGCTGCTCGCGGTGATGGTCGAGCAGGGCGTCACGCACGTGCCGATGGAGGTGTCCAGCCACGCGCTCGCGCTGGGCCGCGTCAACGGCACCCGCTTCGCGGTCGGCGCGTTCACCAACCTCTCCCAGGACCACCTGGACTTCCACCGCGACATGGAGGAGTACTTCGCCGCCAAGTCGCTGCTGTTCGACGGCCGCTCCACCACCGAGGTGGTGTGCATCGACACCGCGTGGGGCCAGGCGCTGGTCACGCCGCACACGATCACCGTGACCACCGAGCCGGGGGTGGACGCCAGCTGGACCGCCACCGACTTCGCCACCACGCCGACCGGTGAGCAGAGCTTCACGCTGCACTCGCCTGCCGGCCGCACCGCGCGCGCCACGCTGCCGCTGCCGGGCACGTTCAACATCGCCAACGCGCTGCTGGCCGCGGCGATCCTGGAGACCTGCGGCGTGACGCTGGAGGAGACGGTCACCGGCCTGGCGCACGTGGAGGTCCCCGGCCGGATGGAGCGGGTGTACCTGGGCCAGGACTTCACAGCCGTCGTCGACTACGCGCACAAGCCGGCCGCGGTGGCGCAGGCGCTGGACGCCCTGCGCGCCCGCACCGAGGGCCGGATCATCACCGTCCTCGGCTGCGGTGGCGACCGGGACACCGCGAAGCGCCCGATGATGGGCGAGGCCGCCGCGAAGCGCAGCGAGGTCCTCATCGTCACCGACGACAACCCGCGGTCGGAGGACCCGGCCGCGATCCGCGCCGCGATGCTGACCGGGGCCCGCGCGGCCGGTCACGACGCGGGCGAGGTGCTGGAGATCGGCGACCGGCGCGAGGCGATCGTCAAGGCCGTCGAGCTGGCCGGGGCCGGGGACGTCGTGCTGATCGCGGGGAAGGGCCACGAGACCGGCCAGGAGGCCGCGGGCGTCGTGCACCCCTTCTCCGACCGCGACGAGCTGGCGGCGGCGATCCGGCGCCGGCTCGAAGAGAACCAGGAGACCCGTTGA